DNA from Gramella sp. MAR_2010_147:
TACTCTTTACTAGTTTATTTGGGTAACCCGTAAATACGAGGCCGGCAATTACAGCAATATCCCTGAATTTTCTTCGGGCCATTTCTGTTGCGTTCAGGCTTTTATAAAGATCGTCCATTAAAAAATCTGCACTAAAAAGATCATTATCTATTACCTGTTGCATATCTATTTCCTGATTTGAAAGCAATTCAAAACCATAATCGTTAAAAGCTATCGAAAAACTAATGGGCGATAAAAGACTGATTCTGTAAGCCAGTAAACTTCCCAGCGCTTCATGCACAAACCTGCCTTCAAAAGGATAAAATACCGCATGATAACCTTCCCTGGTTTTAAAAGTTTCAATTAAAAATTCATCGCTTTTCGGGATGATAGATTCTTTCTTTTGTCTCTCAAAAATACCTGAAAGCGCGTTTAACTCTTTACTTGTTTTCTGACCTTTCTCCAGGGTTGCTGCAGCATATAGTTCCTCACGTAACAACTCGCTCATTTGTGCCGAAAATGTCATTCTACCCCCCATCCAGCTGGGAACCTTTGCGGTCTTTTTTGATGATTTACGTACCAGGACCTGCATATTTTTAATTCTCACCAGCTCTAAGTTTCGGCCTGCGAATGTGAAAACATCCCCTGGTTTCAGCTTTGAAATAAACCATTCTTCCATGGTGCCTATATAACCACCCTTCATGTATTTTACACTTAACATAGCATCGCTTACAATAGTTCCAATTTGAAGTCGGTGGCGCATGGCCACACCACGATTATTTATCTTAAATCTGCCGTCCTCTTCGATTTCCACTTTTTTATACTCGTCGTAAGCTTGTAAACTTTGACTTCCTTTAGTGATAAAATTTAGGATCCAGACCCATTGCTCTTCGCTAATTCCCTGAAAACAAAACGTAGAAGCAATTTCCGGAAAGATCTCTTTAGGATAAAAACCATCGGATACGGCCAGAGAGTTTAAATACTGAACCAGTACATCGAAACTCATTAAGTAAGGAACTCTGTCTTCAACTGCTTTTTTCTTTACCGCTTTCTGAAGTGCAGAGGCTTCAATAAGTTCAATAGCATGGGTAGGTAGAAAATAAATAACACTCACTTTACCCGGTTGGTGCCCACTCCGGCCTGCACGCTGTAAAAACCTGGCAACTCCTTTAGGTCCGCCAATTTGAATGATGGTTTCTACCGGGGCAAAATCTACCCCAAGATCAAGGCTGGAGGTACAAACTACTGCTTTTAAACTTTCATTTCTTATGGCCTGCTCTACCCAAAGTCTTGTTTCCTTATTAATACTACCGTGGTGCATGGCTACCTCGCCTGCAAATTCAGGATATTTATGCATTAATTTCTGAAACCAGAGTTCGCACTGCGATCTTGTATTGGTAAATAGAAGGGTTGTTCTTGAATTATTTATAATGGGCACTACCTCATCCAGCAGATGTAACCCCATATGTCCCCGCCACGGAAATTTTTCCATCGTTTCCGGGATAATAGATCGCACTTCAATTTTCTTATTGAGATTGGCTTTTATCATCACTGAATTTTCCAAAGCCTCAGAAGTTGGCCCCAAAAGGACTTCTCGTGCCTGCTCTAAATTCCCAATAGTAGCTGAAATTCCCCAGATTCGAAGATCTTTAGAAACGGTTTTTAATCGGGATAAAGCTAATTCCACCTGAACTCCGCGTTTAGTTCCAAGCAATTCATGCCATTCATCGATCACGATAGCCTGAAGATTTTTGAAAGTCTTATCGTAATCTTTTGAAGATAACAGCAGATGAAGACTTTCAGGTGTGGTAATTAGCAGATCGGGCATCGCTTTTTTCTGAGCGGCCCGCTCTTTTTGAGAAGTATCTCCGGTCCTGATTCCTACTGTAAATTGAGTTCCCATCTCCTCGGCGAACCTGCTTGCTGCCTGTTCAATTTCTACGGAAAGTGCTCTTAGCGGAGTGATCCAGATGGCTTTTAAACCTTTTTTATGTTTGGTTTGATAATCCGGATTTTTTTTGATGTAGTCCAGTACAATCGGCACCCAGAGTCCGAACGTTTTCCCACTACCCGTAGGCGCATTTAGCAGCCCATTTTTCTTTTGTAAATATGCTTTCCAGGTATCCTTCTGAAACTTGAAAGGTTTCCATCCCTGTTGAGAAAACCAGTTTTCTGCCAGATCTATTAATTCTGCCCTTTTCATATTACGGGATAAGTGCTTTTAGATCTTCCAGAGTATTTGCATCTTCCATCTTTTTATCTTTTCTCCAGCGAAGAATCCTGGGAAAACGAGTCGCCACTCCACTCTTATGTCTTTTGGATTCTGCAATTCCTTCAAAGGCAATTTCAAAAACATGATGCGGCTTTACACTTCTAACCGGTCCAAAACGTTCAAGTGTATTTTTTTTGATCCACGCATCCAGGCTTCTAAATTCTTTATCAGTTAGACCGGAATAAGCCTTTGCAAAGGTTACCAGCTCCTTTTTTTCTTCATCCCAGAGGCCAAATGTGTAATCAGTAAACAAGTTACTTCTTCTTCCGTGACCGCGCATAGCATAGGTAAGTACCCCATCAATGGTGAGAGGATCTACTTTCCATTTCCACCAGTCACCTTTCTTTCTACCTACCAGATATGGAGAATCCAATCTTTTCAGCATCAAACCTTCAGATTTTACTTCTCTGGAATTCTCACGTTCCAGTGCCGCTTCTTCCCAATTCTTAAACTGAATAGTTTCAGATAAATGTAAAGACAAACTTTCTGTCTTTACTTTATGATAGAGATTTTCCAGAATCTTTCTACGTTCACCAAAAGCCATATCTCTTATATCATTGCCTTCCCACTCCAGAATATCATAAGCTTTTAAAATCACAGGAGTTTTCTCCAGTAACTTTTTACTGATGTTCTTCCTGCCAATCCGGGTTTGTAAATCTTTGAAAGTTCCTATTTCTCCTTTCGGAAACGGTAAAATCTCACCGTCCAGCACCGTTCCATTAGGAATTTCCTGAACAAAGGCCTCAAACTCAGGATATTTATCTGTAACCAGCTCCTCTCCCCGGCTCCAGACAAACAATTCATCATTCCTTATGATCACCTGGGAACGAATACCATCCCATTTGTGCTCGGCACTCCACTGCGACACCTCCCCTAATTCTTCTGGTTCGCCCTCAATCGCATACGCCAGGTAGAAAGGATAAGGTTTAGAAAGAAAATCTTCCTCGTTTTCTTCCAGAATTAGCTTGTTGAATGTGATCTTCGAAGGCTCCCAGTTTCCCATTAATTTATAGGCCAGGATGTCTTCGTCAATATCGGTTGCTTTTGATAAGGCTCGTGTCATTAATTTCTGACTCACACCTATTCTAAAACTACCGGTAATGAGTTTGGTAAAAACGAAGCGTTCGTAATAATTCAGGTTTAACCAGTTTTCAAAAAGATATGCTTTCTTTTCCTCTTCGGACTTCTTCTTAAGCTCTATGATCTCCTGCAGAAATTGATTCAGACTTTTTT
Protein-coding regions in this window:
- a CDS encoding ATP-dependent DNA ligase, yielding MKAFADLIKTLDSTNKTTLKVAALTEYFKNTPEKDKVWTIAILSHRRPPRPVNTTLMREWASELSKIPLWLFEESYHIVGDLAETIALVIPPAEDSTEKSLNQFLQEIIELKKKSEEEKKAYLFENWLNLNYYERFVFTKLITGSFRIGVSQKLMTRALSKATDIDEDILAYKLMGNWEPSKITFNKLILEENEEDFLSKPYPFYLAYAIEGEPEELGEVSQWSAEHKWDGIRSQVIIRNDELFVWSRGEELVTDKYPEFEAFVQEIPNGTVLDGEILPFPKGEIGTFKDLQTRIGRKNISKKLLEKTPVILKAYDILEWEGNDIRDMAFGERRKILENLYHKVKTESLSLHLSETIQFKNWEEAALERENSREVKSEGLMLKRLDSPYLVGRKKGDWWKWKVDPLTIDGVLTYAMRGHGRRSNLFTDYTFGLWDEEKKELVTFAKAYSGLTDKEFRSLDAWIKKNTLERFGPVRSVKPHHVFEIAFEGIAESKRHKSGVATRFPRILRWRKDKKMEDANTLEDLKALIP
- a CDS encoding ligase-associated DNA damage response DEXH box helicase, with the translated sequence MKRAELIDLAENWFSQQGWKPFKFQKDTWKAYLQKKNGLLNAPTGSGKTFGLWVPIVLDYIKKNPDYQTKHKKGLKAIWITPLRALSVEIEQAASRFAEEMGTQFTVGIRTGDTSQKERAAQKKAMPDLLITTPESLHLLLSSKDYDKTFKNLQAIVIDEWHELLGTKRGVQVELALSRLKTVSKDLRIWGISATIGNLEQAREVLLGPTSEALENSVMIKANLNKKIEVRSIIPETMEKFPWRGHMGLHLLDEVVPIINNSRTTLLFTNTRSQCELWFQKLMHKYPEFAGEVAMHHGSINKETRLWVEQAIRNESLKAVVCTSSLDLGVDFAPVETIIQIGGPKGVARFLQRAGRSGHQPGKVSVIYFLPTHAIELIEASALQKAVKKKAVEDRVPYLMSFDVLVQYLNSLAVSDGFYPKEIFPEIASTFCFQGISEEQWVWILNFITKGSQSLQAYDEYKKVEIEEDGRFKINNRGVAMRHRLQIGTIVSDAMLSVKYMKGGYIGTMEEWFISKLKPGDVFTFAGRNLELVRIKNMQVLVRKSSKKTAKVPSWMGGRMTFSAQMSELLREELYAAATLEKGQKTSKELNALSGIFERQKKESIIPKSDEFLIETFKTREGYHAVFYPFEGRFVHEALGSLLAYRISLLSPISFSIAFNDYGFELLSNQEIDMQQVIDNDLFSADFLMDDLYKSLNATEMARRKFRDIAVIAGLVFTGYPNKLVKSKHLQSSSQLLFSVFRDYEEDNLLYQQAFRETFEHQLEEGRLRLALERIQNQNVEWRKCEKPTPFSFPIITDRLREKLSSEKLEDRIRRMLKQLEN